A genomic segment from Pistricoccus aurantiacus encodes:
- a CDS encoding disulfide bond formation protein B, whose amino-acid sequence MWQTLRDQSARRIAGAGLAFCIAMMGVALFLEHGVGLEPCPLCILQRVAVLATALVLLIAALHNPVGWGARLYGGLGLVSVAAGIGVAGRHVWLQQLPADQVPSCGPGLDYMLEILPLQQVLSQILSGSGECAEIGIQFLGLSLPVWTLVGFLLLALSPLMLCLRRSRDSSEARSQAV is encoded by the coding sequence ATGTGGCAGACATTGCGTGACCAGAGCGCGCGGCGAATCGCCGGTGCAGGCCTGGCGTTTTGCATAGCGATGATGGGAGTGGCGCTCTTTCTCGAACACGGCGTGGGTCTCGAGCCGTGCCCATTGTGTATCCTGCAGCGGGTGGCGGTACTGGCGACGGCGCTGGTGCTGTTGATCGCCGCCTTGCACAATCCCGTCGGTTGGGGAGCTCGGCTCTACGGCGGCCTGGGGCTGGTAAGCGTCGCCGCCGGCATCGGTGTCGCCGGGCGCCATGTCTGGCTGCAGCAACTTCCCGCGGATCAGGTGCCGAGCTGTGGCCCCGGGCTCGATTACATGCTGGAAATTCTGCCCTTGCAGCAGGTGCTGAGCCAGATACTCAGCGGTTCCGGCGAGTGCGCGGAAATCGGCATCCAGTTTCTGGGACTTTCGCTGCCTGTCTGGACGCTCGTCGGCTTCTTGCTGCTGGCGCTATCGCCCCTGATGCTGTGCCTGCGTCGGTCTCGAGACTCATCCGAGGCGCGTTCACAGGCTGTTTGA